From the Fusobacterium ulcerans ATCC 49185 genome, the window AGAAAAATTCAAAGAGATAAATGAAGCATATCAGGTGATATCGGACAAGGAAAAAAGAGCTCAGTATGATAGATTTGGTCATGCAGCCTTTGAACAAGGCGGACCAGGAGCAGGTGGATTCGGAGGAGGATTCAGCAGCGAAGGATTTGAAGATATATTCAGTTCATTCTTTGGTGGAGGATCTGGTGGATTCGGAGGATTCAGTGGTTTTGGAGGGGGAAGCTCTAGAAGAAACTATGTAGAACCAGGAGCTGACTTGAGATATCAAGTGGAAATTACCCTTGAAGAAGCTGCAAAAGGTGTAGAAAAAACAATAAAATATAAGAGAAATGGAAAATGCAGTACTTGTAATGGAAATGGAGCTGAACCAGGAAGTGCGATGAAAAAATGTACTAAGTGTGGAGGTTCTGGAAGAGTTAAAACAGTTCAAAGAACTATACTTGGAAATTTTGAAAGCTTTGTTGAATGTGATGAGTGTCATGGAAAGGGAGAAATTCCTGAGAAAAAATGTAAAACTTGTCATGGAACAGGTATTGTAAAAGAAACAGTAGAAAAGAAAATAAAAATACCAGCAGGAATAGATGATGGTCAAAAATTAAGACTTGATGGAATGGGAGAAGCCAGTGAAAATGGTGGACCTAATGGAGATCTTTATGTAATAATAAGAGTCAAAGAACATGAATTGTTCCAAAGAAGAGGAGATGATATACTTTGTGAAGTGCCTATTACATTCACAACTGCTGCTCTTGGAGGAGAAGTGGAGATCCCTACTCTGAATGGTAAAAAGAATATAAAAATACCAGCTGGAACACAAACTGGAAAATTTTTCAAATTGAGAGGAGAAGGTATCAAATCTTTGAGAAGCTCTATGGTTGGAGATCAACTAGTACAAGTAGTAGTGGAAACTCCTACTGATCTTAATGATAAACAAAAAGAACTACTAAAATCTTTTGATGACAGTTTAAAAGATAAAAACTATAAAAAACATAAAAGTTTAAAAGATAAAATAAAAGCTTTTTTTAAATAAAATGCTCAAA encodes:
- the dnaJ gene encoding molecular chaperone DnaJ → MAKRDYYEVLGVAKDASEADIKKAYRKAAMKYHPDKFSNASEKEKKDAEEKFKEINEAYQVISDKEKRAQYDRFGHAAFEQGGPGAGGFGGGFSSEGFEDIFSSFFGGGSGGFGGFSGFGGGSSRRNYVEPGADLRYQVEITLEEAAKGVEKTIKYKRNGKCSTCNGNGAEPGSAMKKCTKCGGSGRVKTVQRTILGNFESFVECDECHGKGEIPEKKCKTCHGTGIVKETVEKKIKIPAGIDDGQKLRLDGMGEASENGGPNGDLYVIIRVKEHELFQRRGDDILCEVPITFTTAALGGEVEIPTLNGKKNIKIPAGTQTGKFFKLRGEGIKSLRSSMVGDQLVQVVVETPTDLNDKQKELLKSFDDSLKDKNYKKHKSLKDKIKAFFK